A portion of the Arcobacter arenosus genome contains these proteins:
- a CDS encoding recombinase family protein yields the protein MTLGYLRVSTDKQTVENQRNEILNYCNNNSLNGKVEWLEVKMSTRKSERDRKLDELFDKIKSGDTVIVSEMSRLGRSTQEVLQTIDKLMSHKVELHIVKQKLVVNPNNKNDFISKAMITLMSLFAELERDLISQRTKEALKARKALGIELGKPKGTIQASKYDEHKNRIIELKELGLSLNKIVKNHLEPVMGKSNCSVQSLSTYLKKRGL from the coding sequence ATGACACTAGGATATCTAAGAGTTTCAACTGATAAGCAAACAGTTGAAAACCAAAGAAATGAGATTCTTAACTACTGTAATAATAACTCTCTTAATGGTAAAGTTGAATGGCTTGAGGTTAAAATGAGTACTCGCAAGTCAGAAAGAGATAGAAAACTTGATGAACTATTTGACAAAATCAAAAGTGGAGATACTGTTATCGTTAGTGAGATGTCAAGGCTTGGTAGGAGTACACAAGAGGTATTACAAACGATTGACAAACTAATGAGCCACAAAGTCGAGTTACACATAGTAAAACAGAAACTAGTAGTAAATCCAAACAATAAAAACGACTTCATATCAAAGGCTATGATTACACTTATGAGTCTTTTTGCTGAGCTTGAGCGTGATTTAATCTCTCAACGAACTAAAGAGGCATTAAAAGCACGTAAAGCATTAGGTATTGAGTTAGGTAAACCAAAAGGAACCATACAAGCTTCAAAGTATGATGAACACAAGAATAGAATCATTGAATTAAAAGAGTTAGGTTTATCTTTAAACAAAATTGTTAAGAATCATTTAGAACCTGTAATGGGTAAGAGTAACTGTAGCGTTCAAAGCCTCTCTACTTACTTAAAGAAGAGAGGTCTTTAA
- the fliP gene encoding flagellar type III secretion system pore protein FliP (The bacterial flagellar biogenesis protein FliP forms a type III secretion system (T3SS)-type pore required for flagellar assembly.) → MRLLLSLLIFSITLFAAEEQLPVVNLSVAALEQPAQFVRTINIAIILALLVLAPSLLLMITSFTRLLIVFSLLRQAMGLQQTPPNQIIVSLALIMTIFIMEPYAKRSWDVGVKPYMDEVIGYEQAFEEGVKPFKEFMIKNTREKDLALFYRIKKEENPKNIDDVPLTLLMPAFIVSELKTAFEIGFLIFLPFLVIDIIVASILMSLGMMMLPPVMISLPIKIIFFIVIDGWALIIGNLAQSFK, encoded by the coding sequence TTGAGATTACTTCTAAGTTTATTAATATTTTCAATAACACTTTTTGCAGCGGAAGAGCAACTTCCTGTTGTAAACTTATCTGTTGCAGCACTTGAACAACCAGCACAATTTGTAAGAACAATCAATATAGCAATAATACTTGCACTACTTGTTTTAGCGCCATCTTTATTGCTAATGATTACAAGTTTTACAAGACTATTAATCGTATTTTCACTACTTAGACAAGCAATGGGTTTACAACAAACTCCCCCAAACCAAATTATTGTATCACTTGCACTAATTATGACAATATTTATTATGGAACCATATGCAAAAAGGTCATGGGATGTTGGTGTAAAGCCTTATATGGATGAAGTTATTGGTTATGAACAAGCCTTTGAAGAGGGAGTAAAACCCTTTAAAGAGTTTATGATAAAAAATACTAGAGAAAAAGACTTAGCCCTATTTTATAGAATCAAAAAAGAAGAAAACCCTAAAAATATTGATGATGTACCTTTAACCTTATTAATGCCTGCATTTATTGTAAGTGAATTAAAAACAGCCTTTGAAATAGGCTTTTTAATCTTCTTACCCTTTTTAGTAATTGATATTATTGTTGCTTCCATACTTATGTCCTTAGGGATGATGATGCTACCTCCTGTAATGATATCTTTACCCATAAAAATCATCTTTTTTATTGTAATTGATGGTTGGGCATTGATTATAGGAAACCTCGCACAGTCCTTTAAGTGA